In Nostoc sp. CENA543, a single genomic region encodes these proteins:
- a CDS encoding peptidylprolyl isomerase encodes MENLTFLSVDDQAISLEQTVKYLQVSGKLGQFISDVLRQYVIEQEFNNRGDMEINPALTEQTIIDFRLKNQLADPQAFQEWLKRNGTDYNTFHTAITSNFKLEKLKAVVTEAKISEYFIERKIFLDRVVISRIVVDSRELAEELQLQIAEGGSFEQLAKEYSQADDRIVNGMMGPISRGTMPDVLRAAVDMAQLGQVIGPIELDGRYGLFRVEQFLPASLEDTQLTQALQNELFEKWLAEKIQKLTVKLQVS; translated from the coding sequence ATGGAAAATCTAACTTTTTTAAGCGTTGACGACCAAGCAATTTCTCTAGAACAAACAGTAAAATATCTGCAAGTTTCAGGGAAATTAGGTCAATTTATTAGTGATGTGCTGCGTCAGTATGTAATTGAGCAGGAATTCAATAACCGTGGGGATATGGAAATTAACCCAGCCCTCACCGAACAAACGATTATTGATTTCCGGCTGAAAAATCAACTAGCTGATCCGCAGGCTTTTCAGGAGTGGTTGAAGAGAAATGGCACAGACTACAACACATTCCACACGGCAATTACATCGAACTTCAAACTAGAAAAATTAAAAGCTGTAGTGACAGAAGCAAAAATCTCTGAATATTTTATTGAACGCAAGATTTTTCTAGATCGGGTGGTAATCTCACGAATTGTTGTTGATAGTCGAGAACTGGCGGAGGAGTTACAACTGCAAATTGCTGAAGGAGGTAGTTTTGAGCAATTAGCTAAGGAATATTCCCAAGCAGACGATCGCATTGTCAACGGCATGATGGGGCCAATTAGCCGAGGCACAATGCCGGATGTCTTAAGGGCGGCGGTAGATATGGCTCAACTCGGACAAGTCATCGGCCCCATCGAACTGGATGGACGTTATGGATTGTTTCGCGTCGAACAATTTTTACCAGCGTCTTTGGAAGATACGCAATTAACACAAGCACTACAAAACGAACTATTTGAAAAATGGCTAGCGGAGAAAATTCAAAAGCTGACAGTCAAATTACAGGTGAGTTAA
- a CDS encoding peptidase domain-containing ABC transporter — MASGENSKADSQITGELKLQDNESLRQYVLAAIPWNQPPLGLLNPEQKSQLEQRLETRRYRLGEKIWSSEVGGYQFLIIAGKVRLREEDTGTPLAALEVGDWFGDLQKIPGDYKAVAATKEVVVACWDTKLWAEISNSDVEDFWLGVVQPEIPTVVTETQVFQPATPEPTTTPTAQSYPFVASWNTAAACLTMAAQQLNNPVKLEWVQRQLRGQNPKQVMEAGEKLGLVLRRLNVSWSELRQLSFPALLHWESQSWVVVYGMKGDRLIVANPQHPDSICENLPQSVVEESWDGQLWQVELISRQEKFNLSWFTPAVWKYKGLLGEVLLASFTLQLLGLGTPLITQVVIDKVMVQESLPTLDVMAIALLFIALFESILGILRLFIFTHTARRLDLSLSAQLFRHLMRLPLAYFESRRVGDTVARVQELEQIRQFLTGTALTVILDSIFAVVYLVLMFYYNIPLTFVALAVLPLFAALTLVATPILRNWLNETFNRSADSQSFLVETVTGIHSVKAHAAESVARDRWEGLFARFVRTGFKASTTSNISSNIGDFLTNFSSLLILWFGAKLVIDRHMTVGQLVAFQMLSGRVTGPLLRLVQLWQNLQQVLLSVDRIGDILNVAPEAEMGTGLVLPPLKGQISFEQVFFRYKANTEPVVRGISFNVEPGQFVGIVGRSGSGKSTLSKLLQRLYQIESGRILIDGFDIKSADLSSLRQQIGVVLQEDFLFNGSILENITLGNPDITAEQVVQAARMAVAHDFISQLPYGYETNVGERGTALSGGQRQRIALARLFLSDAPILVLDEATSALDSETEQQVLQNLQAISTNRTVFLIAHRFAPLKRADQIFVLEKGVIAERGTHTELLQQKGLYWSLYQRQQANV; from the coding sequence ATGGCTAGCGGAGAAAATTCAAAAGCTGACAGTCAAATTACAGGTGAGTTAAAACTTCAGGATAATGAATCTCTAAGACAATACGTGCTAGCTGCTATACCTTGGAATCAACCACCTCTGGGTTTGCTCAATCCTGAACAAAAATCCCAATTAGAACAACGCTTAGAAACCCGTCGCTATCGACTGGGAGAAAAAATTTGGTCGAGTGAAGTAGGCGGATATCAGTTTTTAATTATTGCTGGTAAAGTCCGTCTGCGGGAGGAAGACACGGGTACGCCTCTAGCGGCTTTGGAAGTGGGAGACTGGTTTGGTGATTTGCAAAAAATCCCAGGAGACTATAAAGCTGTAGCAGCGACAAAAGAAGTAGTTGTGGCTTGTTGGGATACAAAACTCTGGGCGGAAATATCTAACTCGGATGTGGAAGATTTTTGGTTAGGTGTTGTGCAGCCGGAAATCCCCACAGTCGTCACCGAGACGCAGGTATTTCAGCCTGCGACACCAGAACCTACCACAACCCCAACAGCCCAAAGTTACCCCTTTGTGGCTAGTTGGAATACGGCTGCGGCTTGTTTAACTATGGCAGCCCAACAGTTAAATAATCCTGTGAAATTAGAATGGGTACAACGCCAACTGCGGGGACAAAATCCTAAACAGGTGATGGAAGCTGGTGAGAAACTGGGCTTAGTTTTGCGCCGCTTAAACGTGAGTTGGAGTGAGTTACGCCAGTTATCATTCCCGGCTTTATTACATTGGGAATCTCAGTCATGGGTAGTAGTTTATGGGATGAAAGGCGATCGCTTGATTGTCGCTAACCCCCAGCATCCTGATAGTATTTGTGAGAATCTGCCCCAATCTGTAGTAGAAGAATCCTGGGATGGGCAGTTATGGCAAGTTGAACTCATCTCCCGACAAGAAAAATTTAATCTCAGTTGGTTTACGCCAGCCGTTTGGAAATACAAAGGACTATTAGGGGAAGTTTTACTAGCTTCCTTTACCTTGCAATTATTGGGTTTGGGGACACCACTAATTACCCAAGTGGTGATTGATAAAGTCATGGTACAAGAGAGTTTACCCACTCTCGATGTCATGGCGATCGCACTGTTATTTATTGCGTTATTTGAGTCTATACTCGGTATTCTGAGGCTATTTATCTTTACCCACACAGCCAGACGCTTAGACTTAAGTTTATCAGCACAGTTATTCCGTCATCTCATGCGCTTGCCCTTGGCTTATTTTGAGTCGAGGCGCGTCGGTGATACTGTCGCCAGAGTGCAAGAATTGGAACAAATCCGCCAATTTCTCACGGGTACAGCCCTAACGGTGATTTTAGATAGCATCTTTGCCGTCGTCTACTTGGTATTGATGTTTTACTACAATATTCCCCTTACCTTTGTGGCGTTGGCGGTGTTACCGTTGTTTGCAGCTTTAACCTTAGTGGCGACACCGATTTTGCGGAACTGGTTAAACGAAACCTTTAACCGCAGTGCTGATAGTCAGTCATTTTTAGTAGAAACAGTCACGGGTATCCACTCTGTGAAAGCCCATGCTGCCGAATCTGTAGCGCGCGATCGCTGGGAAGGCTTATTTGCTCGTTTCGTGCGTACCGGCTTTAAAGCTTCCACCACTTCTAACATTAGCAGTAATATTGGCGACTTCCTCACTAATTTTTCTTCTCTGTTAATTCTCTGGTTTGGTGCGAAATTAGTCATTGATAGACATATGACAGTCGGGCAACTTGTAGCTTTTCAGATGTTATCTGGCAGGGTGACAGGGCCACTGTTAAGGTTAGTGCAGTTATGGCAAAATCTGCAACAAGTCTTACTCTCAGTAGATAGAATCGGTGACATTCTCAACGTCGCCCCAGAAGCCGAAATGGGGACGGGCTTAGTATTACCACCATTGAAAGGACAAATAAGTTTTGAACAGGTATTTTTCCGGTATAAAGCTAATACTGAACCTGTGGTGCGAGGAATTTCTTTTAATGTTGAACCAGGACAATTCGTCGGAATTGTCGGGCGTAGTGGTTCGGGGAAAAGTACCCTATCAAAACTTTTGCAGCGACTATATCAAATAGAATCAGGACGGATTTTGATTGATGGATTTGATATCAAGAGTGCTGATTTATCCTCATTGCGACAACAAATTGGTGTAGTTCTCCAAGAAGACTTTTTATTTAATGGTTCTATCTTGGAAAATATCACCCTTGGTAATCCTGATATTACCGCCGAACAAGTGGTGCAAGCAGCCAGAATGGCAGTAGCCCACGATTTTATTAGTCAATTACCCTATGGCTATGAGACTAATGTCGGAGAAAGGGGAACAGCTTTATCGGGAGGACAAAGACAACGCATTGCTTTAGCAAGATTGTTTCTTTCCGATGCGCCGATTTTAGTCTTAGATGAAGCGACTAGTGCTTTAGATAGTGAAACTGAGCAACAAGTATTGCAAAATCTACAAGCAATTTCCACTAACCGGACTGTGTTTTTGATTGCTCACCGTTTTGCACCTTTGAAACGTGCTGATCAGATTTTCGTGTTAGAAAAAGGTGTGATTGCTGAACGCGGAACTCATACAGAATTATTACAGCAAAAGGGTTTGTATTGGTCACTGTATCAGCGTCAGCAAGCGAATGTGTAA